AAATATAGTAGTTACAGCTGCAAGACCTACAGCACGAATTCTACTTACTGAAGAATCAATAACAGCTATCTCTGGTTCTTTTTTTAGACCATTTATTTGGAAATTAATTTCATCCATAAGAACAACAATATTTTTAATCATTATTCCAGATAAAGCTATTAATCCGACGGCGGACATAAATCCAAATGATTTTCCTGTTATCAATAAGCCAGGAGCAATTCCTATTAAGGCAAGAGGAATCATTAAAAATATAAGACCTGCTATTTTTACACTTGCAAAAAGTAATACACAAATGGTAAACATTATGACTACAGGGAAAGGAACAGAATTAACTAGAGCCTTTGTATTTTTCATTTGTTCGAAGAAAAGTCCTCCCCAATGTGCAGAATAGTCTTTAGGTAAAGTTATATTTTCAATATCTTTTTTCATTAGATTTCTAATTTTATCAGGATTTGTTCCAATAGGAACGTCGCATTGAACTTTAATGGTTCTAATTCTATTTTTTCTCCATATTTGATTGTTTTCAAATTCTAAACGAGAGTTTTTAATAATTGATCCTAGAGGTTGAGCTTTTCCAATTAATCCCCAAATAGGAGTCTTTTCTATATTTGAAAGTTCTCCATATTGCTTTTCTTTAAGTACAACCGCCTTAAGAGAATCTTCATCTTTTATTTTTCCAATAGGCATTCCATTTGAACTTCTTATTAATGAAGTAGTGACATCAAAGGGAGTGATTGCTACTTTTTTAGCATTTATTTGAGAAAAATCACCTTTCCAAGTTAAGACTTTATTTCTCCAATTAGTTCTAACATTTAATGCTCCAGGAGTATTTTTCATAATTGTTATAGCTTTTTGTGAAAGATCTCTTAAAATTTTAGGATCTGGTCCAGAAAATTCATATTCAATAGGATATTCTACAGCAGTTCCATTTGGATATTTTTTAATACTTACCATTACTCCAGGTAAATTTTTATTGGAAAAATTAAGGATACTGCTAGCTATTTTGTCTAATTCTTTTAATTTTTTAATACTTACTATAAGTTCTCCAAATGAAGAATTAGGAGCTTCAGGAATAGTAGATACATAATATCTTGCAGGAGATGCTCCAATAGTTGCAGTAACATTTTTAATTCTTTTATCTTCCATTAAAAAATTATTTAATTTTAAACTAGCATCTTCAATTACTTTTATTTTAGTTCCTTCAGGGCACCATAGGTTAACAGTAAATCCTTTTTTATTTGAATCAGGGAAAAAAGATTTAGGAATAAAAGCTAGTAAAAATATAGAAAATAAAAGACTACAGAAGACAATAGTTATTGTAATTTTTTTATACTTTATTAATAATTCTAATGTTTTTCGTGCTTTATCATAGAATTTTATTTCTTTTTTTGAAGGTTTTTTTAAATCTTTTTTCGTTAAGAAAACTTTACAATAAGCTGGAGTTTGAGTTAAGCAAAGAGCCCAACTTAAAATCAAAGAAATTCCAATTACCCAGAAACAAGATCCAACATATTCTCCCATATAAGTAGGCATTAGATAAGCTGGTAAAAATGCTAGTACTGCAATTAAGGTAGCTCCCAAAAGAGGAATCGCAGGTTTTTTGGTTGCATTTTCTAGGGATACTTCAATACCTAAATTTTTATTTAAGTTAACAAGAGTATTATCAACAATGACAATGGAATTATCAACAAGCATTCCCATGGCAATGATAAAAGATCCTAAGGATACTCTTTGCAAATCTATTTTCATGAATAGCATTGCTATTAGAGTTCCAAGAATAGAAAGGATAAGTCCACTTCCTATAATAAAACCACTCTTCAGTCCCATTGTTAAAAGTAATACTCCAACAACAGTGAAAATAGAAATAAGTAAATTTATTACAAAAATGTTAATGGAAGAACTAACTAAATCAGGTTGATAATAAATTTTTTCAACACTAATACCTAAAGGAAGTTTCTCTTTTAAATAATCTATTTTAGCATCAATTTCCTTTCCAGTATTAACAATGTTGGTTCCCACTAATGGAGACAAAGAAATTCCCATGGATTTTTTACCGTTATAATACATTTTTTCTTTCATAGGATAAGAATATCCTTTTTTTATAGTTGCAATATCTCCTAGTCTAATTATTTCAGAATTTCCATTTGGAAGTTTTCCAGAAAAAATTATTAAATTTTTTAATTTTTCCATGGTTTTGATTTCATTATTAAATTTTAAATTAACTATTAAATTTCCATAATCTATATTTCCTCCTCCAGTAATTAAATTTTGAGAAAATAAAGACATTGCAATTGCTTTTGTACTGATACCCATGGAATTTATTTTATTTCTATCAATTAATATTTCCACGTTTTCTTTAGGATTTCCGAAAATAGATGTTTTTGAAACTCCAGGGATAGATTGAAGCTCTTTTTCAATATATTTAGTATATTTAGAAAGCTCAGAATAAGAGTAGCCATCACTAGTTACAGCAAGAAACATTCCATAAACATCTCCGTAATCATCTAAAACAATGGAAGGGATAACTCCTTGAGGGAGGTTTATCTGTGCATCATTAATTTTTTTTCTAACATTATCCCAATATTGTGGTAGCTCTTTACTTTTAACGGATTCTTTTAGTTTTATCTTAACTTGAGAGTAACCATTTTTAGAAACACTTTCAGTAAATTCAATATTTGGAATTTTTTGAAGAGCTTGTTCTATTTTATCAGTAACAAAAAGTTCTGTATCATGTTGGGAAGCTCCAGGATATAAAGTAACAACTAAAGCTTCTTTTATTTTAAATTCAGGATCTTCTAATTTCCCAAGCTTAAAGTATGAAAAAAGACCTCCAATTATAAGTAAGGCTACTATAAAACGGATAACTATTGTGTTTTTAATTGAGTAATCAATAATTTTCATAATATCCTCCTATAAAATTTTTCCTACATTAGTTTTTGAAAAAGTTTTTAAAACTTTAACCTTTTCATTATTTGAAAGTTGATGAACTCCTCTAGTAACAATTTTATCCTTTGGTTTAAGTCCAGAGACCAAAATTAAGTTATTATCTAAAGGTCTTATAAGCTTTATTTCTTTTAAAGTAACTACTCCATTATCATAAATCCATACATTAGGAGTATTATTTTTTTCAAAAATAGCTTCAATGGGAATAGTAATTCCTACTTTGTTATTTTTTTCTAAATATATTTTAACTGTACCATTTATATCACTAGGAATAGAAGTGTTTTCATCTTTAGTTTTAAATACTAAAGGATAGGAAAGGTTTCCAAAGCTCTTAATTTTACTAGCTGTTTCAAGAATAAGTGGATAATTGTTAGATTTATAGATAAAGGTAGAACTTTTTAAAGTGTTTAATTTATTTAAATCTTCTTCAGTTATATTTATTCTGATTTTACTTTTTTCAATTGAAGCAAGTGAAAAAACAGGTATTCCAGGAGCTGCAATTCCTCCTTCTCCAATAAATTTTTTAGTAATATATCCAGAAAAAGGAGCTTTTAAATCAGCATCAATAATATGGTTTTTACAGTTTTCAACAGCTTGTTTAGAAGCTTGATAATTAGCTAGAGCAGCTAAGCTTGCGGAGCTAGTAGATTTTTTTTGCGCTAGTGCTTCTTCATATGTTTTTTTAGGAAGAGATTTATTATTATATAATTTTTCTACTCTTTTAAATTGAGAATCACTGTTTTTAGCAATGGCAAGAGAGGCTTCATAGACATTTCTAGTAGCAATAGATTTATTTTCAAATGCTTTTAAGTTTAAAAGATAATCTCTTTTATCCATAGAAGCGATAATTTCTCCTTTTTTTACAAAACTTCCAATTTCAACATTTATTTTAAGAATAGGCCCGGGAATTTTAAATGCTAAATTTGCTTCTTTAGAAGGAATAGTAATTCCTGGATAAGTTAAAATTATATTTTTTTCATTTTCTTGTACTTGAAATATTTCAACAGGTGGAATAAATTCTTCTTTATGTTTATTGAAACATCCAATAAACAGGATACTTGTAAAAAAAACAATTAATATTTTTTTCATAATAATTACTCTCCTTTAATTGTAGGGGATATTCCCATGGTAATATTTAAACTGCTTAAGGCAAGGTTGTAGTTGAATTCTAATTTTTTAACATTAGTTAAACTTTTATTATAAGAAGCGAGTGAATTGAAATATTGTTCTTCGCTAATCATTCCTACAGATAATTCAGCCTTAGCTTGTTTTAATTTTCCTTTTTCTGCTTTAAGATTTAAATTCGAAATATCTAAAAGATCATTAATTTTATTTAAATTATAATAAGCATTAGCTGTTTCAATAATAGTTTTCATAAATTCTTTTTCAAGCTTTAAATTAGCAATTTTTTCTTTTCTAATAGCTTTTTTATATTCATTTATGTTTTTAAAGCCATTAAATAAACTAATGACACCACTAACATTAGCATTAAGGAAGTCAGGATCAGATAATAATTTATTTGAATTATTTACATAATTCCCTCCTAGAATAATTTTTGGTAAAAAATTAGAAATAGCAATTTTTTTAATATTATTATTAACCTCAACATTGAGATTATTAATTTTTAAAATTTCATTATTTCCAATAGAGTTTAGAATACATTTTTCTAAATTTGGAAAAGACCTTTTTTTAAATTTAAAAGAGTCTAATTTTATATCATTCATTGGATTTAGGTTTAAAGATTTTAATAAGTTCATTTTAGCTAATCTTAAATTTCTTTCATTTTCTTTTAAATTATATTTTTTATATTTTAGAAGAACTAATGCCTTTTCATATTCCCAAGGCATAATTCCTTCAACTTTTAATGAAAGTGCAGCCCTTTTTTTAGTTTCTTCAATTGATTTAATCTCATCTTTTAGATAATTTTCTTGAGATTCTAAAGTCAGAATATAAAAATATTGAGAAGTGATTTTAAGATCAATCATTTTTTTTGTTAAGTTTTCTACTAGTTTAGATATATCTTCACCTTTTTTTCTAGCTGAGTATAAATACCAGTAACTAGGTACAAAAATAGGAACTTGAGCACTAACGCCATAAGTGTAAGAACTTTTTTCAATTAAGGTAGATGACATTATTTTTTGAGAAGCAAATTGACTACCTATAGCGGAACTTCCCATAGCTGAGAAAGCTTGACCCAGAGCTCCAGTTAAGGGGCTTATATCTAAATCAACATTAACATCATCATTGAGTCTAGAATAATTACCAACTAAGTTAATAGATGGTAGGAAGTTTCCAAATGCAATATTTTTATCTAGTGTTGATATTTCTCGTTCAAGTTCTTTAATTTTTAAAGTTAAATTCCGTTCTTTTGCAATTTCTAAAGTTTCTTTTAGGGATAAAGTTTTGCCATATTTATTTAATGAATTAACTTTAGTTAAATTTTCTATTTTTTCATTAGGAGAAAGCTTAGTATTAGAACAACTAAAATTTAAGAAACTTATAAAAAGTAAAAAGGATATTTTTAATTTCATGGGACCCCCTATTTAAATAATGTAATAATTATTGCTTGCCATACTGAAGGATAATTAATATTAAGATTGTAAATACAACTACATTCAATACCCAAGAGATTATTGAAAATTAATTCAGTATTTAATTTTAAATTAAAATCATTTTTAAAGATATTAAGTTCTAATCCGTGTTTTAAAATATTTTCAATCCAATTTTTAGTTATTTTGGTTAATTTGTTTTTTTTACTTTCTAGGAAAGGAATACGATTAGACTGAATATATAGTTCTGTAAAAACAAGCTGAGAATCTTTATTCATATGAAATCTATTTATATATCTTTCTACTAGAGTTATTAAAAAAAGCTTATAATTTTCTTTGTCGTTAATCTCTTTACAAGTATTAATATCATTATTGAAGTCAGAAACTATGTTATTTATTATGTGATCTGATAATTCAAATAGAATATCATTTTTAGAATTAAAATAATAATATATAGAAGGTTTTTGAATCCCTACATCCTTGCAAATATTAGATATAGATGTTTTTTCAAAACCTTTTTGAGAAATTAATTTATAAGCAGAATTTAATATTTTTTCTTTAGTTGACATAAGCCCTCCTTTGTAATTTATATACCTATCGTTCGGTAAAAATATACCACTTGTTTTTTAATTTGTCAATAGATAATAAAAATCTATAATTTTAAAGTGGATTATGAGATAATCTATTAGAAAGCAAAGGAGGAAAAATGAAAAAAGAGATAATTTTACTAGGGGATAGTATTATGGCTTGGAATAAATTTAATAATTTTAAAAATTATGCAGAACCTGGATTTACGACATTAGATCTTTTGTGGAAACTTCAAAAGAATAATGATATAATTGGAGACGTTGCAATTTTAATGATTGGAGTAAATGATATTTTATTAGATTGCAGTTTTCAAATGGTGGGAGAAAATATAGAGAAAATTTTAAAGTTATTAAAAAAAAGATTTAAAAAAATAGTATTAATCTCTATACTGCCTACTTCAGATAAAATAAAAAATAATAATATTTTAATAGTTAATAAAAATTTAAAAAATATTCAAGGGATATTCTTTTTAGATGCATATGATTTATTTTTAGGGGACTCTACCAAAATAGATAATAAATTTACAGGGGATGGGATACATTTAAATGATTATGCTTATAAAATATTAAACAAAAAAATAGAGGAGGCTTTACAATGATAATTTGTCCAAAATGTAAAGAAAAATTATCTAAAGAAAACAAAACTTATAAATGTATAAATAATCATTCCTTTGATATAGCGAAGTCAGGATATGTTAATTTATTATTAGATAATCAAAAAAATAGTAAAAATCCTGGTGATGACAAAGATATGATAAAAAGTAGAAAATTCTTTTTAGAAAAAGGGTATTATAAGGATATTTCAGATAAATTAAACGAAATTATAGAAAATAATATAGAAGTAAAAGAGAAAACTTTTATTTTAGATATTGGTTGTGGAGAAGGATATTATACAGGAAATTTAAAAGAATATTTAGATTCTAGAAGTAAAGAAAGTGAACTATTAGGTATAGATATATCAAAACAAGCAATACTTGAAGCTTCTAAAAAGTATAAAAAAATAGATTGGGTTATAGCTAGTGCTTTAAATATACCTGTTATGGAAGAAACTTATGATTTTGTAATTTGTATGTTTTCTAAAATTATTCCAAGTGAAAAGAAAAGAGTATTAAAAGATAAAGGGAAAGTAATAATAGTATCTACTGGAGAAAATCATTTACAAGAAATAAAAGAAGTTGTTTATGAGAAGGTAAAAAAAGATTATTATTCTCCAATGGAAGACATGAAAGAGTTTAAACATGTAGAAACAATAAATGTTAAAAGTAAAATTAATATTAGCGAAAAAGAAAATATAGAAAATCTTTTTAATATGACACCTTACAGATGGAGAAGTCCTAAGGAAGGGGTAAAAAAATTATTTGAACTTGATTCAATGGAAGTAACAATTGATGTTAATTTTGATGTTTTTGAAAAAAATTAATCTTTACAATTTTGGTAAAATAAATTACAATGAAATAAAGAAAAAATAGAAGAGATTAGTTCATTATAATAGAGGAGCCTAAGGCCGATGGTGTAGAATCTATATAATTTTGAATTAAATATCACGAAGCTGCCATAGTGATATACTTAATCTTAGAGTTCTCAAAGGCATACTGGTGTATGCCTTTTTTTATTGGCAAGTAAATTAAATGTGGAGGAGTTATGTCAATTTTTAAATTTTTATTCTATTCAATTTTAGGAATAGTTGCATTTTTAGCACCTATAAAAATAGGTGGGGAATCTTCAATATTAATGGGGCATATAAAGTCTATAGTTATAGACGGATATATGGATCAAATAAAATATTTAGTTATTTTAGTATCTTTAGTTACAATAATAGGGACAGTGATAGGATTTATAAAAAAAGATTTTAAAAATAAAATCTTAAATGAATTTTTTATTTGTGGACCAATTAATGGGATAGTAAGAATAGGTGGAAGCATATTTTTTTTAATGGTTCATTATGGTATAGGTCCAGCTTATATATTAGATGAAAATACAGGTGGATTAATGGCAGGAGATTTAATTCCTTCGTTAATGGTAACTTTTTGTGTTGGAGTTATGTTAATGCCGTTATTAACTTCTTTTGGATTAGTTGAATTTGTAGGAGTTTTAATAGCACCTTTTATGAGAAAAATATTTAAAGTTCCAGGATATGCAGCTATTGATGCAATAGCTTCTTTTTTAGGAGATGGAACAATTGGAATAGTTGTAACAGATCAACAATATCAAAGGGGATATTATACTCAAAAAGAAGCTGCCATAATAGCGACTTCATTTTCAATAGTTGGGATTTCATTTGCAGCAGTTGTAGCTGATTTCTTAGGATTTTCAAAAATATTTATGATATTTTATGGAACAATAGCTATTTCCACAGTTATAGCAGGAGTAATAATGGCAAGATTGCCTTTTAAAAAGTTTAAAAATGAATATTATCAAGGGAAAGATATTGGTGGAGAAGAAGCGAGTGTTTCTTTTTTAGTAGCAGTGAAAAAAGCAGCAGCAGCAGCGGAGAAATCAAAAGTTTTAGAAGTTTTTCTAGACTCAATAAAAAAAGTTGGAGTTTTATATATAACCTTTATACCAGTGATAATGTTTATGGGAACAGTAGGTCTTACTTTAGCAGAGCATACTAATGTTTTTGGAATTATATCAATGCCTTTAGTTCCGTTATTTAGACTATTAGGATTCCCATTAGAAATTGCAAAAAGTATGGCACCAACAATGATAATTGGATTTGCAGATATGTATCTTCCAGCACTATTAATTGAAAGTGTTCCTAGTGAGATGGTTAGATTTATAGTTGGGACTTTATCTTTTGCTCAGTTGATATTTTTAAGTGAAACTGGAATGATTTTAGTGGCATCAAAAATAGGATTTAATTTTGTGGATGCTCTAAAGGTATTTGTAATAAGAACAATATTAACATTCCCAATAATATTTATAATAGCAAAAATATTATTTTCTATGGGGATATTAGCAAATTAAGAGATTAAATTAAAAATGTAAAAAGAGGATTGAAAATATATTCAATCCTCTTTTAATATAAAGTTTTATTTTATTCTTATAATTTAAATAGTAAATCTTCGTAAACAGGGA
The nucleotide sequence above comes from Fusobacterium sp. JB019. Encoded proteins:
- a CDS encoding YjiH family protein, yielding MSIFKFLFYSILGIVAFLAPIKIGGESSILMGHIKSIVIDGYMDQIKYLVILVSLVTIIGTVIGFIKKDFKNKILNEFFICGPINGIVRIGGSIFFLMVHYGIGPAYILDENTGGLMAGDLIPSLMVTFCVGVMLMPLLTSFGLVEFVGVLIAPFMRKIFKVPGYAAIDAIASFLGDGTIGIVVTDQQYQRGYYTQKEAAIIATSFSIVGISFAAVVADFLGFSKIFMIFYGTIAISTVIAGVIMARLPFKKFKNEYYQGKDIGGEEASVSFLVAVKKAAAAAEKSKVLEVFLDSIKKVGVLYITFIPVIMFMGTVGLTLAEHTNVFGIISMPLVPLFRLLGFPLEIAKSMAPTMIIGFADMYLPALLIESVPSEMVRFIVGTLSFAQLIFLSETGMILVASKIGFNFVDALKVFVIRTILTFPIIFIIAKILFSMGILAN
- a CDS encoding efflux RND transporter permease subunit, producing the protein MKIIDYSIKNTIVIRFIVALLIIGGLFSYFKLGKLEDPEFKIKEALVVTLYPGASQHDTELFVTDKIEQALQKIPNIEFTESVSKNGYSQVKIKLKESVKSKELPQYWDNVRKKINDAQINLPQGVIPSIVLDDYGDVYGMFLAVTSDGYSYSELSKYTKYIEKELQSIPGVSKTSIFGNPKENVEILIDRNKINSMGISTKAIAMSLFSQNLITGGGNIDYGNLIVNLKFNNEIKTMEKLKNLIIFSGKLPNGNSEIIRLGDIATIKKGYSYPMKEKMYYNGKKSMGISLSPLVGTNIVNTGKEIDAKIDYLKEKLPLGISVEKIYYQPDLVSSSINIFVINLLISIFTVVGVLLLTMGLKSGFIIGSGLILSILGTLIAMLFMKIDLQRVSLGSFIIAMGMLVDNSIVIVDNTLVNLNKNLGIEVSLENATKKPAIPLLGATLIAVLAFLPAYLMPTYMGEYVGSCFWVIGISLILSWALCLTQTPAYCKVFLTKKDLKKPSKKEIKFYDKARKTLELLIKYKKITITIVFCSLLFSIFLLAFIPKSFFPDSNKKGFTVNLWCPEGTKIKVIEDASLKLNNFLMEDKRIKNVTATIGASPARYYVSTIPEAPNSSFGELIVSIKKLKELDKIASSILNFSNKNLPGVMVSIKKYPNGTAVEYPIEYEFSGPDPKILRDLSQKAITIMKNTPGALNVRTNWRNKVLTWKGDFSQINAKKVAITPFDVTTSLIRSSNGMPIGKIKDEDSLKAVVLKEKQYGELSNIEKTPIWGLIGKAQPLGSIIKNSRLEFENNQIWRKNRIRTIKVQCDVPIGTNPDKIRNLMKKDIENITLPKDYSAHWGGLFFEQMKNTKALVNSVPFPVVIMFTICVLLFASVKIAGLIFLMIPLALIGIAPGLLITGKSFGFMSAVGLIALSGIMIKNIVVLMDEINFQINGLKKEPEIAVIDSSVSRIRAVGLAAVTTIFGMIPLLRDPLYGDMAATIIFGLFASTILTLFIFPVLYLITYRK
- a CDS encoding efflux RND transporter periplasmic adaptor subunit — its product is MKKILIVFFTSILFIGCFNKHKEEFIPPVEIFQVQENEKNIILTYPGITIPSKEANLAFKIPGPILKINVEIGSFVKKGEIIASMDKRDYLLNLKAFENKSIATRNVYEASLAIAKNSDSQFKRVEKLYNNKSLPKKTYEEALAQKKSTSSASLAALANYQASKQAVENCKNHIIDADLKAPFSGYITKKFIGEGGIAAPGIPVFSLASIEKSKIRINITEEDLNKLNTLKSSTFIYKSNNYPLILETASKIKSFGNLSYPLVFKTKDENTSIPSDINGTVKIYLEKNNKVGITIPIEAIFEKNNTPNVWIYDNGVVTLKEIKLIRPLDNNLILVSGLKPKDKIVTRGVHQLSNNEKVKVLKTFSKTNVGKIL
- a CDS encoding TetR/AcrR family transcriptional regulator; protein product: MSTKEKILNSAYKLISQKGFEKTSISNICKDVGIQKPSIYYYFNSKNDILFELSDHIINNIVSDFNNDINTCKEINDKENYKLFLITLVERYINRFHMNKDSQLVFTELYIQSNRIPFLESKKNKLTKITKNWIENILKHGLELNIFKNDFNLKLNTELIFNNLLGIECSCIYNLNINYPSVWQAIIITLFK
- a CDS encoding GDSL-type esterase/lipase family protein translates to MKKEIILLGDSIMAWNKFNNFKNYAEPGFTTLDLLWKLQKNNDIIGDVAILMIGVNDILLDCSFQMVGENIEKILKLLKKRFKKIVLISILPTSDKIKNNNILIVNKNLKNIQGIFFLDAYDLFLGDSTKIDNKFTGDGIHLNDYAYKILNKKIEEALQ
- a CDS encoding methyltransferase domain-containing protein, giving the protein MIICPKCKEKLSKENKTYKCINNHSFDIAKSGYVNLLLDNQKNSKNPGDDKDMIKSRKFFLEKGYYKDISDKLNEIIENNIEVKEKTFILDIGCGEGYYTGNLKEYLDSRSKESELLGIDISKQAILEASKKYKKIDWVIASALNIPVMEETYDFVICMFSKIIPSEKKRVLKDKGKVIIVSTGENHLQEIKEVVYEKVKKDYYSPMEDMKEFKHVETINVKSKINISEKENIENLFNMTPYRWRSPKEGVKKLFELDSMEVTIDVNFDVFEKN
- a CDS encoding TolC family protein, yielding MKLKISFLLFISFLNFSCSNTKLSPNEKIENLTKVNSLNKYGKTLSLKETLEIAKERNLTLKIKELEREISTLDKNIAFGNFLPSINLVGNYSRLNDDVNVDLDISPLTGALGQAFSAMGSSAIGSQFASQKIMSSTLIEKSSYTYGVSAQVPIFVPSYWYLYSARKKGEDISKLVENLTKKMIDLKITSQYFYILTLESQENYLKDEIKSIEETKKRAALSLKVEGIMPWEYEKALVLLKYKKYNLKENERNLRLAKMNLLKSLNLNPMNDIKLDSFKFKKRSFPNLEKCILNSIGNNEILKINNLNVEVNNNIKKIAISNFLPKIILGGNYVNNSNKLLSDPDFLNANVSGVISLFNGFKNINEYKKAIRKEKIANLKLEKEFMKTIIETANAYYNLNKINDLLDISNLNLKAEKGKLKQAKAELSVGMISEEQYFNSLASYNKSLTNVKKLEFNYNLALSSLNITMGISPTIKGE